Proteins from a single region of Heterodontus francisci isolate sHetFra1 chromosome 29, sHetFra1.hap1, whole genome shotgun sequence:
- the LOC137345856 gene encoding probable G-protein coupled receptor 139 — MTIVILYRGKCGLSRCITRYLVAMAAADLLVVFNDVILNRINEYYFPTTFLFLSPVCCFRYVLIRAATNISVWLTVAFTFDRFVTICYQKLRTKYCTEKTAAVVIGTVCLLFCFKNIPWYFIFEPYITIDNIPWGCHQKLQYYTLTAWVAFSWIGRCLTPLLPTFLILLLNALTVGHILTASRVRRRLRGSKNNEEYNDPEMENRRKSIILLFTISGNFIPLWMTYVIVFLLIQITKLYYLTGFSDPMTIADYTSFMLLLLSCCTNTCIYAVTQTKFREELKNVVKYPLSIILKLLKQSK, encoded by the coding sequence atgacgattgtgatcctgtaccggggaaagtgcggtctctccagatgtatcactcgctacctggtcgccatggcagcggcggatctacttgtCGTATTCAATGACGTGATACTAAATCGGATTAATGAATATTATTTCCCGACTACCTTCCTGTTTCTCAGCCCTGTGTGCTGTTTCCGCTATGTCCTGATTCGAGCAGCCACTAAtatttctgtctggttaacagtcgctttcacttttgatcgtttTGTTACTATTTGTTATCAGAAACTGaggactaaatattgcactgagaaaacggcagctgtagtTATAGGAACTGTGTGTCTGCTATTCTGTTTTAAAAACATTCCCTGGTACTTTATATTTGAACCCTACATTACAATCGACAACATACCCTGGGGCTGCCACCAAAAGTTGCAGTATTACACATTAACTGCATGGGTAGCATTTAGCTGGATTGGCCGCTGTCTCACCCCACTGCTCCCAACATTCCTGatattactgctcaatgctctgaccgtaGGACACATTTTGACGGCGAGTAGAGTCCGCAGGAGACTGAGAGGCAGTAAGAATAATGAAGAGTATAATGATCCGGAAATGGAGAACCGGAGGAAATCTATCATCTTACTGTTCACTATATCCGGAAACTTCATACCGCTATGGATGACGTATGTGATAGTTTTCCTATTAATCCAAATTACAAAACTTTATTATTTGACAGGCTTCAGTGACCCGATGACAATCGCAGACTATACCAGCTTTATGCTCCTGCttttgagctgctgcacaaacacgtgtatCTATGCAgttacccagactaaattcagagaggagctgaagaatgtggTGAAATATCCACTGAGTATAATACTTAAATTATTGAAACAAAGTAAATAA